The following is a genomic window from Synergistaceae bacterium.
AAATAACACAAAGCAGTCTTACTCTTTCACTTGGCCGGATAAAAATTTGATTATGAGTCAGGCAGCACAGCCCACTACAAAGACTCTCAGGCCTATACGCGAGAAATCTTCAGGCAAAGACAGCACACCGGGCAATTTCGACAGCGAAAATATTTATATCGAAGGCGATAATCTCGACGCACTGAAAATTTTAAGAGAGACTTATTTGCGGCAAATTAAGCTGATTTATATAGACCCGCCTTATAATACCGGACATGATTTTATTTATCAGGATAATTTTTCAGAGAATCAAAGCGAACACGAACAGAAATCAGGACAAAGAGACAGCGAAGGAAATAGACTCGTTCAAAATAAAGAGACTGACGGCAAATTTCATACTAACTGGCTTAATATGATTTATCCAAGATTGAGAATAGCAAGGGACTTATTGAGCGATGACGGAGTTATATTTATTTCAATCGATGATCACGAGGCCGCTAATTTACGCAAGATTTGTGATGAGATTTTCGGGGAGAAAAATTTTAGGAATCAAATATTATTACGTAGACGAGTTAAGAGTCTTAATGCACAATTTGCAAATGACGGCTTGAAAAGTTTTAATATAGGTTGTGAATATATGCTTGTTTACTCAAAATCATCATCATTTATGTTCAGACCGTTGCGATTTGATAAGGATGATAAACCCGAAAAAGGTTCATGGAATGTATTTTGGAGTAATGCAGATAGGCCTACAATGCGTTATGATGTATTAGGATTTACTCCAACGACTGGGCAATGGAGATGGCAGAAGGAACTTGCTGATGAGGCTATAGAAAATTATCGCAAATATGAGAAAGATTTTGCCGATAAAATGAGTCTTGAAGATTATTGGCGTATGAATGATTCAAATATGAGATTTATACGTAGAATCCCTGACGCAACGGGCAAAAATGGCGGTGTTCAGTGTTGGATACCTCCATATGATACAACATTGCGCACAAGTGATTGGACAGATATGGAAGTATCGCAAATCGCAAAAGATTATGATTTACCGTTTGAGAATCCGAAAAATGTTAATGTGATTAAAGAAATTATTTCTTCAATTATGGGTGATGATTTCATAATTCTTGATTTCTTTTCAGGATCAGCAACAACAGCCGATGCCGTATTCAGGATAAACGCTCAAGACGGAGGCAATCGAAAATTTATACTTGTGCAAATTCCTGAAGAGACTCCGGTAAATTCTGAGGCATTCAAAGCGGGCTATAAAAATATTTGCGAAATCGGCCAAGAAAGAATCAGACGTGCAGGCCGTAAAATCCGCGACTCACTGCCTCTGACTACTAACGAGCTTGATACGGGTTTTCGCGTGTTCAGAGTTGACTCAAGCAATATTAAAGACGTTTATTTATTCCCTGAGGAGTTCAAGCAGGATACTATAGAATTATTTGCTGATAATATAAAGCCTGACAGGACGCCGGACGATTTATTAATTCATTCAATGCTGCGTCTGGGAATAAATTTATCTGCAAAAATTGATATAGCTTTCACGTTCGGCAAGAAAATTTTTATAGTGAATGATAATTATTTAATAGCTTGCTTTGATGACAACATAACAGAGAACACCGTGATAGATATAGCAAAGAGAAGGCCGAATTACGCAGTATTCAGAGACAGCGGCATGGCAAATGACAGTGTAATGACGAACTTTGAGCAAATTTTCAAGACATACAGCCCTGACACAAAAAGGAGCGTGATTTAATATGCTGTTCAAGTTCACGGAGCAGGAATATCAAACAAAAGCAGTAGACAGCGTTATAAAAGTGTTCGAGGGTCAGAATTATAAATATTATTTCACGTATAGGCGCGATGTCAGCGAGCAGGAGACGGGCGAAATTTTCAAGAATGATGATTTGCTTTATACAGGTTACGGGAATCACGGCGTTTCATTGAGTGATTATGATTTACTGCGGAATATCCGGCGCGTTCAGACAGGAAATAATATAAAACTTTCTGACTCTGTAAATAACGAAATCGGCTCGTGCGTTCTTGATATAGAAATGGAGACGGGGACGGGCAAGACTTATACTTATATAAAAACTATGTTCGAGCTTAATAAAAAATTTGGCTGGAAAAAATTTATAGTGATAGTGCCGAGTATTGCAATTCGTGAGGGTGTCAAGAAAAGTTTTGACATAACGCAGTCCCATTTTATGGAGCTTTACGGGACAATTGCGAAAACGTTTGTATATGACTCTAATAAATTGCATGAAATAGATTTTTACAGCCAAGACTCGGGAATAAACGTAATGATTATAAATATTCAGGCGTTCAATGCAAATTTTGACTCTAAAGAAGGCAGCAAGAATTACCGCATAATCAACAGTGAACGCGATGATTTCGGGAGCCGCAAGCCCATTGATATAATTGCAGCGAACAGGCCTATAATAATACTTGATGAGCCTCAAAAAATGGGAGGAGCTAAGACTCTGGCAGGGATAAAGAAATTCAAGCCGTTATTTGCCCTGAACTATTCAGCGACTCACAAGCAGCATCATAATTTAATTTATGTACTCGACGCATATGACGCATTTATTAATAAACTCGTCAAAAAAATTGAGGTGAAATGTTTTGACGTTAAGAATTTGCCCGGCACTCATAGTTATATGTACTTGAGCGATATAATAATTTCACCCAGTAAAGCACCTGAAGCAAGACTCGAATTTGAACGCGGCAATAAAAGAATTACGCGAATAAT
Proteins encoded in this region:
- a CDS encoding site-specific DNA-methyltransferase — encoded protein: MQKISAFTEDLYNQKFRILCDLFPEAVTESKDDNGQLIRSINADILSREISAPVINNTKQSYSFTWPDKNLIMSQAAQPTTKTLRPIREKSSGKDSTPGNFDSENIYIEGDNLDALKILRETYLRQIKLIYIDPPYNTGHDFIYQDNFSENQSEHEQKSGQRDSEGNRLVQNKETDGKFHTNWLNMIYPRLRIARDLLSDDGVIFISIDDHEAANLRKICDEIFGEKNFRNQILLRRRVKSLNAQFANDGLKSFNIGCEYMLVYSKSSSFMFRPLRFDKDDKPEKGSWNVFWSNADRPTMRYDVLGFTPTTGQWRWQKELADEAIENYRKYEKDFADKMSLEDYWRMNDSNMRFIRRIPDATGKNGGVQCWIPPYDTTLRTSDWTDMEVSQIAKDYDLPFENPKNVNVIKEIISSIMGDDFIILDFFSGSATTADAVFRINAQDGGNRKFILVQIPEETPVNSEAFKAGYKNICEIGQERIRRAGRKIRDSLPLTTNELDTGFRVFRVDSSNIKDVYLFPEEFKQDTIELFADNIKPDRTPDDLLIHSMLRLGINLSAKIDIAFTFGKKIFIVNDNYLIACFDDNITENTVIDIAKRRPNYAVFRDSGMANDSVMTNFEQIFKTYSPDTKRSVI